The genomic region TTAATCCTACTGCTTCAAGAACAGCTCTTAAAGGACCTCCAGCTATTATTCCTGTTCCATCAGAAGCTGGTTTAATAAGAATATGTGCTCCACCATATTTGGCTTCTTGTTCATGAGGGATAGTTCCATTACAAATACATACTTTATATAGACTTCTTTTAGCTTGTTCTCCTGCTTTATGAATAGCATCAGGAGCTTCTTTAGATTTTCCAAAACCATAACCTACTACTCCATTTTCATTTCCTTTAATAACAA from Blattabacterium cuenoti harbors:
- the rpsE gene encoding 30S ribosomal protein S5, encoding MSEKKIKYTGLELKEKLVGVTRVCKVTKGRRYFSFSAIVIKGNENGVVGYGFGKSKEAPDAIHKAGEQAKRSLYKVCICNGTIPHEQEAKYGGAHILIKPASDGTGIIAGGPLRAVLEAVGLRNVLSKSKGSSNHHNIIKATIKALSLMRDVYIIAKQRGIPIKKVYNG